GCGCGGCGAGGACCCGGCCTGGAAGAGGAAGGGGGTGCGCTGCGGGCCGGGCAGCGCCACGGCCGGGCCGTGGACATCAAACCAGTGGCCGGAGTGCTCGACGGGCCGGATGCGCGCCGGGTCCATGTAGGTATTGGAGGCGACGTCATGGACCAGGGCATCCGGGGCGATGGAGCCCTCCCACAGGGCGTAGACCACGTCCATGAACTCGTCGGCGCGATCGTAGCGCTGGTCGTGGGGCAGCACCTCGCCGCCAGCGTTGTGGAGGGCCTGGGGCTGGTAGCCGGTGACGATATTCCAGGCGATGCGCCCCCGGCTGAGGTGATCCAGGGTGGTCAGCCGGCGGGCCAAAAGATAGGGCGACTCGTAGGTGACGTTGCCGGTCACCCCGAAACCAATGGTGCTGGTGGCCTGGGCTAGGGCGCTGATCAGCATCATGGGATCAAGCAGCGGGTATTGCATGCCCGCACGCACGGCGGTCGCGCCGGAGCCGCCGTAGACGTCATAGACCCCGGCCACATCGGCAAAGAACATGGCATCAAAGCCGGCCTTTTCTAGCATCTGGGCGTGGCGGACCCAGAAGTCCACGTCGCGGTATTGTTCGGTCTGGGCATCCGGGTGGCGCCACAGTCCGGCGGTTTGGTGGGTGGGCACGAGCATGTCAAGGGCACAAAGAAGCATGGATAGCATTGTGCCCCCGCCACGGGCCTGGCGGGGGCACTTTGGCATTTTCAGAAGGGTTTTCCACGGCCCCGCTCCCGGACGTGATCCAGGAGCTGGGCTGTGGAGCTAGTGCGCAGGGGTGGCCTCAGTGAAGGTGATGGGACCCATGTAGGAGGACACGTTGAGCGTCAACGTAGCCCCACCGGCGTCGGGGTTGTAGGTGTGGTTGGTGCACGTGCCGCCGCCTTCCGGCCCGAAGCAGTTGATGCGCACCGGGATGGAGCTGGGCAGCGCGACGTTGAGTTCACCGGCCCGGGCGGTGAGGTCTACGGTCCGATCGGAGGGCAGCTTTTTCAGGTTCGTCAGATCAAGCGTCTTTGGGTTGGTGCCGGTGCGGTAGCTTTCGGCCAGGTCCGCGGAGGTGGCCGGCGCCCAGCTATACGGCGAGGCGAGCAGGGACTCGTCAGTTCCCCAGGAGTCGTAGACGTTGACGGCCGCCCACAGCACCGCGCCGGCCACGCACAGCCCAAAGATGACGGATGCGGTCAGTGCGGCCAGGGTGCCTACCACCCAGGGCCACACGCGCCGGGGGCGCGGGGCCGGCTGCGCGTAGGCGACTCCTGCCGGAACCATGCCGGTGGCGGGGATGCCCTCCGGGGGCAGCTGCCACGCGGCTGCCTGGGCGCGAGCCTCGGCGGCGCTAAAGGGCGCGGCGTCGAAGGACGTGGTGTCAAAGGCGGCGGGTTGTGCCGACAAGGCCGGTGCAGGCTGCGCGCCCTGCGCATCGGAGATACCGGAAGTTGTGGCAGTATCGGAAACCCGCGCGGCACCTCCAGTACCTGCAGCACCGGAAGCAGTAGTGCTCGCGGTGGGGGAGGGGGCGTCGTGAAGCGAGACCGTAGGCTCGCCGGCGGGGCGTTCGGGTTGGCCAGGAGTGGGGGGAGTAGTCATGGGAACTTCCTGTGGAGTGTGGGTGTGAAAGAGCAGCCAGCCGGCGAGGGCGAGCACGGCAAAAACGCCGAAGCTGGGGAACCCGAGGATCCAGAATCCGGTGGTTAGGCTGAACAGCAGATCGACCAGGAGCACGATGTAGAGCGTCCAGCCGACGCGGCGCTCATGCTTGTACGCCGGGTGGTGGGCGTAGGTGGAAAACACCGTGGCGGAAAAGGGGCTGGTGGGCGCGCCGCGGCGGGTGAGCACGCCCCAAGCGATGAGGTAGATGGGGACGGTGCCCAGCCCGCAGATAGCGCCGAAGACAAAGAAGACGCGCAGCAGCGTGGGGTCTACTTGGTAGCGCACGCCGATGCCTTCGCACACGCCGCCGAGGCGTATTCCGGATTCGCCGGGGGCCTTGGGGATGCGCTCGGGGCGGTTGGCCCATAGCTGGGAGAGCGCCGACGGCGCGGCGGCCTGCGCAGCAGCGGCCTGGGGCGCGGCGGCCTGCTGCGTGGCAGTGGCCTGCGGCGCATCCTGCGGTACCGCTCCCGCTGATGGCTCAGCCTGCGGCTCGGTCTGCGGCTCGGTCTGCGGCTCGGCCTGCTGCTCAGCGTGGGGCGCATCCTGCGGAGTGCCCTGCTGCGTGCCCTGTTGCTGTGGCGCTGACGCCTGCGGCTTCGGCCCCGGAGTGGGGCGCCCGATGGCGCTGCTGCCGGAAGGGGGTGTTGGCTGTGGCGTGGACTTCGTCATGGTTCCCATTGTCGGCGCGCATGGACAGGAAAGATATAGGGAAGTGTCTGTAAAAATCCCCG
Above is a genomic segment from Corynebacterium uberis containing:
- a CDS encoding PspC domain-containing protein — encoded protein: MTKSTPQPTPPSGSSAIGRPTPGPKPQASAPQQQGTQQGTPQDAPHAEQQAEPQTEPQTEPQAEPSAGAVPQDAPQATATQQAAAPQAAAAQAAAPSALSQLWANRPERIPKAPGESGIRLGGVCEGIGVRYQVDPTLLRVFFVFGAICGLGTVPIYLIAWGVLTRRGAPTSPFSATVFSTYAHHPAYKHERRVGWTLYIVLLVDLLFSLTTGFWILGFPSFGVFAVLALAGWLLFHTHTPQEVPMTTPPTPGQPERPAGEPTVSLHDAPSPTASTTASGAAGTGGAARVSDTATTSGISDAQGAQPAPALSAQPAAFDTTSFDAAPFSAAEARAQAAAWQLPPEGIPATGMVPAGVAYAQPAPRPRRVWPWVVGTLAALTASVIFGLCVAGAVLWAAVNVYDSWGTDESLLASPYSWAPATSADLAESYRTGTNPKTLDLTNLKKLPSDRTVDLTARAGELNVALPSSIPVRINCFGPEGGGTCTNHTYNPDAGGATLTLNVSSYMGPITFTEATPAH
- a CDS encoding NtaA/DmoA family FMN-dependent monooxygenase (This protein belongs to a clade of FMN-dependent monooxygenases, within a broader family of flavin-dependent oxidoreductases, the luciferase-like monooxygenase (LMM) family, some of whose members use coenzyme F420 rather than FMN.), with the protein product MLLCALDMLVPTHQTAGLWRHPDAQTEQYRDVDFWVRHAQMLEKAGFDAMFFADVAGVYDVYGGSGATAVRAGMQYPLLDPMMLISALAQATSTIGFGVTGNVTYESPYLLARRLTTLDHLSRGRIAWNIVTGYQPQALHNAGGEVLPHDQRYDRADEFMDVVYALWEGSIAPDALVHDVASNTYMDPARIRPVEHSGHWFDVHGPAVALPGPQRTPFLFQAGSSPRGIQFAARHAEALFFSGTTPENVAPLVRAAHEQAAGRPLKTIASITLITAETTAAAQDRYQSYLDCVDPQAALALFAGWTGLDLAGCSPDEPLAAVIARNGDIDGNRSATQSFTALDPDHEWTVGELAAQMAIGGRGPVVVGNPAEVVDELQRWMEVAGVDGFNIDYALRDKDMQAVCELICPELRRRGLLADAPSPTTLRARVTGADWLAAPHPGAAFRDESEES